The window TTGGAATTCATGGGCTGTTCCTTCTGAAACATAACTTACGGCGTTGAAACCTGCCGCTTTCAGTTCTTCACCTGCCTTACGAACACCATCAGGACGCTCTTTACTGCCACAACTTAAAAATATCAGTTTAGGCTGTGGTTTATCTTTGAAATCGGCTGGTGCATAAGTTCCGCCACTCAACAAACCATAGTAAGTAAAAACATCTGTTTTGTTCATGGAGATTGTTTTTGTTTCAAAACCACCCATCGAAAGGCCTGCCATTGCTCGTTTTTCTTTTTTAGCTATAGTTCTAAAATTAGCATCCACATAAGGAATCAATTCATCAATTAAAACAGTTTGGAAAGGTTCGATTTTGAAGTTTCGTAAACCACCAGGTTGACCCGGCCGAATATCATTCGTCATTCCATAAGTGCAGACAATAATAAATGGTTTAATTTTTCCTTCTGCAATCAAATTATCCATAATTAAATTGGCTCTACCTTGGTTCATCCAAGCGGTTTCGTCTTCGCCCCAACCATGTTGAAGATATAAAACAGGATACTTCTCTTTACTTTTTTCATAACCAGGAGGAGTATATACAAATGCTCTTCTTGAAGTATTCGTGCTTGGCGATGGGAAAAGAATTTGTTGAACATTTCCGTGCGGAACATTCTTTAATGTATAAAATTCTTGGTCTTTGGCTGGAATTTCTATACCGCTCTCCCAGCGAACTGAGCCATAAAAATTCAAGGTTCCGGGGTCATTGAATTTACCGCCATCAATTCTTACGTTGTAGTAGTGGAAGCCTTCATCCATGGGACCTTCCGTTGTTCCCGTCCACGAGCCATCTTCAGCTTTAGCTAGTTTGGTTCCTCCACGCCCACCTAGTCCTAAACTTACACGTACACTATCGGCAGCGGGAGCAACAATTTTGAAGCGTACATAACCTTGCGAGTTTACCATTGGAAACTCTTGCTGCGGCTGATTGAGCACCGAAGGTTTAAAATCTTCGATAATGGCTGCTTGTTGTGCCTCAACAATATTGATACTACCAACGATTGTTGCAGCTAAAAGGCTAAATTTGAGAAAGTTTTTCATTGATTGAGTTGAATTTGTAAGAATTGAAAGCTAATGGCACAGAGTACCAACACATATTTTACTTTGGCTTTCAGCGTTAATCAACGTTTCTGAAAGACTCCATATAATCTGCGTTCTATACTTTTTATAATTATTTAAACAAAATAGGCAAAGTCTCGTTGAGATACTTTTTCACGTTCATCCAAGTATGTCCGCCATCGGTTACATAGCTTTTAAATTTAATTTTCTTTTCTTTTAAATAATTTTCCCACTCAGTAGTACCTTTATAAAGGAAGTCATCTGTACCAATTCCCGAAAAAAGTAACTTAAAATCTTTGTTAGTTTTTACGGGATTTTCGGTAATGTTTGTAAAACTCTTATCCATTTCGGCGGGAGAAATGTAGGATGCATAGCTACACACGTAGGCAAATTTATCAACGTTGTTAAAGGCGGTGCGGAGCGTTTGTCCACCTCCACGAGAGAAACCACCTATCGCACGATTATCACGATTTGCAATAACTCGATAATTTTTTTCTACGTAAGGAATAACTTTCGTAATGAGGTCGGTCTCAAATAACTTCATACGTTTGAGGGCATCTTCACCATCACGGCTCATCACATCAGAGGGTTTATCTTTACCAGTTTGTTCAGCAATTCTTGCTAAAGGATTTCCGTAAGGCATTACGACAATCATTGGCTTTGCTTTTCCTTGAGCAATCATATTATCCAGCATCAGATTTACTTTTCCTACTTTCCAAAAGGTTTCTTCTGTATCGGTTGTACCACTGATTAAGTAATAAACTGGATATTTTTTAGCCGTTTCTTTATTGTATCCTG of the Emticicia oligotrophica DSM 17448 genome contains:
- a CDS encoding alpha/beta hydrolase-fold protein — its product is MKNFLKFSLLAATIVGSINIVEAQQAAIIEDFKPSVLNQPQQEFPMVNSQGYVRFKIVAPAADSVRVSLGLGGRGGTKLAKAEDGSWTGTTEGPMDEGFHYYNVRIDGGKFNDPGTLNFYGSVRWESGIEIPAKDQEFYTLKNVPHGNVQQILFPSPSTNTSRRAFVYTPPGYEKSKEKYPVLYLQHGWGEDETAWMNQGRANLIMDNLIAEGKIKPFIIVCTYGMTNDIRPGQPGGLRNFKIEPFQTVLIDELIPYVDANFRTIAKKEKRAMAGLSMGGFETKTISMNKTDVFTYYGLLSGGTYAPADFKDKPQPKLIFLSCGSKERPDGVRKAGEELKAAGFNAVSYVSEGTAHEFQTWRRSLFQMAPLLFQ
- a CDS encoding esterase, giving the protein MKNKYFLIYFGLILGAFTAQGQAPRGPIVVSPKVNPDKTVTFSYLAPNATSVLLDGNQFGSANVPMTKGENGVWSITVGPIKPDIYPYGFKVDGVTISDPSNTYLFPNERFKASLVEIPSDSPAIYALQNVPHGSINYEYYPSVESSTGTLVVYTPPGYNKETAKKYPVYYLISGTTDTEETFWKVGKVNLMLDNMIAQGKAKPMIVVMPYGNPLARIAEQTGKDKPSDVMSRDGEDALKRMKLFETDLITKVIPYVEKNYRVIANRDNRAIGGFSRGGGQTLRTAFNNVDKFAYVCSYASYISPAEMDKSFTNITENPVKTNKDFKLLFSGIGTDDFLYKGTTEWENYLKEKKIKFKSYVTDGGHTWMNVKKYLNETLPILFK